Below is a window of Bremerella alba DNA.
TCGCCTTGTTGTTCTCGTCCAAGTCCCACGACATGCGGACATGCGAGATCCCCAAGGCGACAATGGTAAGTAGCAACAAAATCGTGAGCAGTGAGAAGCTGGTCCAGCGATTTTGCGCCGAAGAGGCTGTTTTTTCAGAGGCCTCTGAAAAATGCGGTTCGTTTGTGTCCATCGTTTAAGAGCCCTTACTATGCGATCCATCGCACCCCGGTGGTTTCTTTGTCAGTCCGCATACACAGTCGTTCATGCCCTTGCCGTCGAGGATCCGCGGCGTGAACTTTTCGATTCTTGCGGTGCGGGTTTTCGATTGTTTGGCGGCTGCGAAATGCATGACGTAGGCTCGCTGGCGGCCAGGCGTTAGTGCTTGGAAGGCTTGCTTTAGACTAGGGTCTTCCTTCAGCTTGGCTTGCAGTTCGGCGGGTAGATCGTCGGGACCTTTTTTCACTTCGACTTGCTTGCCGGATCGTTCGACTTCGATGGCCTGTTCGATGAGGAACGTCAGCGATGACTTCAGCCGA
It encodes the following:
- a CDS encoding YdeI/OmpD-associated family protein — encoded protein: MNPNVDDYIQSQPKWQKELTQLRKIVLASELTEAWKWKAPCYTLDNKNVAMIAAFKNDCVLSFFKGPLLKDPDNVLIAPSENSRTFRVVRFTDVKQIARLKSSLTFLIEQAIEVERSGKQVEVKKGPDDLPAELQAKLKEDPSLKQAFQALTPGRQRAYVMHFAAAKQSKTRTARIEKFTPRILDGKGMNDCVCGLTKKPPGCDGSHSKGS